Proteins co-encoded in one Methanosarcinales archaeon Met12 genomic window:
- a CDS encoding ATPase domain-containing protein produces the protein MKLVTTGIKSLDAVLGGGVLPGTTILLLGESGVGAEVFADQFVFGGLENGENAFYFSTEKHIEGIKDNMARLGFDVQKYEKKIDFIDAYLPRFAEALPSTLTKGTSVQNIIGKSIGVDQLSTLKSVIERDHGKKYRGVIDSISFFLRNYELEMVTDIVEVMSSIGRLSGGLHLLLMTRGIHDTIAENIMKHVAGGVFELFTREKGDRLERSIIIRKLRGMPTPTRIFPYNIEHTGIELDTTTRVL, from the coding sequence ATGAAATTGGTTACGACCGGTATAAAAAGCCTGGACGCAGTACTAGGCGGGGGAGTACTACCCGGAACGACGATATTGTTGCTGGGAGAGTCCGGAGTCGGTGCCGAGGTGTTCGCAGACCAGTTCGTCTTTGGTGGCTTAGAGAACGGTGAAAACGCTTTCTACTTTTCGACCGAGAAACATATAGAGGGCATCAAAGATAATATGGCAAGATTGGGATTCGATGTTCAGAAGTATGAAAAGAAAATCGATTTTATCGATGCCTATTTGCCGCGATTCGCAGAAGCACTTCCCAGTACATTAACCAAAGGGACATCAGTGCAGAACATCATAGGAAAAAGCATTGGCGTTGATCAACTTAGCACATTGAAATCAGTGATAGAAAGAGATCATGGGAAAAAATATAGGGGTGTCATCGACTCGATTTCATTCTTCCTTAGAAACTATGAACTGGAAATGGTTACAGATATTGTCGAAGTCATGTCATCCATTGGACGGCTATCTGGTGGATTGCACTTGCTTTTGATGACCAGGGGCATACATGATACGATTGCTGAAAATATCATGAAGCATGTGGCAGGCGGGGTTTTCGAGCTATTCACAAGGGAGAAGGGCGACAGACTGGAACGCTCGATCATTATTCGTAAACTGCGTGGCATGCCAACGCCCACCAGAATCTTTCCATATAATATTGAGCATACGGGCATCGAATTGGATACTACAACCAGGGTCTTGTAG
- a CDS encoding type II toxin-antitoxin system HicA family toxin — protein sequence MPKLPSLTPQKVIKVLERRGFVLDRIKGSHHIYYHTETKRRVVVPLHKRDLPKGTLLEILKQAGISKEELRDQ from the coding sequence ATGCCTAAACTTCCTTCTCTTACTCCCCAGAAAGTTATCAAGGTACTTGAAAGGAGGGGATTCGTGCTGGATAGGATTAAAGGAAGCCACCATATTTACTACCACACGGAAACGAAAAGAAGAGTTGTTGTCCCCCTTCATAAAAGAGATTTGCCGAAGGGAACATTGCTTGAAATTTTAAAACAAGCAGGGATAAGTAAGGAGGAGCTGAGAGACCAATGA
- a CDS encoding type II toxin-antitoxin system HicB family antitoxin, which translates to MKILSYKIMLRKEPEGGYTVIVPSLPGCVTYGSTIDEAIEMAKEAIELYIESLKRHGEDIPTEKGTLEYNLTVEAHA; encoded by the coding sequence ATGAAAATATTAAGCTATAAAATCATGCTCAGAAAAGAGCCAGAGGGCGGTTATACAGTGATAGTTCCATCTCTTCCAGGCTGTGTTACATACGGGAGCACGATAGACGAAGCGATAGAGATGGCGAAGGAAGCTATCGAATTATACATAGAGAGCTTAAAAAGGCATGGCGAAGATATACCAACAGAAAAAGGAACTTTGGAATACAATCTAACGGTAGAGGCTCATGCCTAA
- a CDS encoding type IV pilin N-terminal domain-containing protein — MKANGKFGEDEEAVSAVIGVILMVAITVVLAAVIGAFVFGIAPPEPAPDLRFVGVAANHTTDNITMTPIGTAMPMNVTDLVVVVNDVHIPSGRVTPTDIMVGRTVTINASALAPFGLGASVRVIITHLPTGHLMLDVPVTAGA; from the coding sequence ATGAAAGCAAATGGGAAATTTGGGGAAGATGAAGAGGCAGTATCGGCCGTCATCGGCGTCATTCTGATGGTGGCGATTACGGTCGTCTTGGCAGCAGTCATCGGAGCATTCGTATTCGGAATAGCTCCGCCAGAGCCAGCACCAGACCTGCGGTTCGTGGGCGTAGCAGCAAATCATACAACAGATAATATAACCATGACGCCTATTGGCACTGCGATGCCGATGAATGTTACGGATTTGGTAGTGGTGGTCAATGATGTACATATTCCCTCTGGCAGAGTCACCCCGACTGATATAATGGTTGGGAGGACGGTTACGATCAACGCCAGTGCCCTTGCCCCTTTCGGGCTTGGAGCGTCAGTCCGCGTGATAATAACACATCTGCCGACAGGGCATCTGATGTTGGACGTTCCCGTGACAGCCGGAGCGTAG
- a CDS encoding DUF5371 family protein yields MVRILHAQTVLTDEDLNRLKKKTGEGSTKEALATAVQHYLECDSTEVSDMWQRRLKHLVKIKQ; encoded by the coding sequence ATGGTTAGAATATTACATGCGCAAACCGTGCTCACCGATGAAGACTTAAACCGGTTGAAGAAGAAGACCGGCGAAGGTTCGACAAAGGAAGCACTCGCAACAGCAGTTCAACATTACCTCGAATGCGACAGCACAGAAGTGAGTGATATGTGGCAAAGGCGATTAAAGCATCTAGTAAAAATAAAGCAATAG
- a CDS encoding DUF1614 domain-containing protein has translation MSKLLALYFYQVGFRFSELVLLMAIPLFFYILPMENNLMNIPVIEVGNKLIGFNVIGLLIPLIVSAKILMQKRLPLREVALITTIVATVTYLYTNFDPDVGIIIYFFAIPPMLAAAIAFILKKDPRVNDYNTALMTYVCATLGILIGADVLYLYHILQWWRPDGAVFIIIGGAGVTDGIFLAGIIAVLFDLIFTCQEHNVVKDFVRMLKQD, from the coding sequence ATGTCAAAGTTGCTGGCGCTGTATTTTTATCAGGTGGGATTTAGATTCTCAGAGCTGGTCCTGCTAATGGCTATCCCATTGTTCTTCTATATTTTGCCCATGGAGAATAACTTGATGAACATACCTGTTATAGAGGTGGGCAACAAGCTCATTGGGTTCAACGTCATCGGGCTGCTGATACCCCTCATCGTTTCAGCCAAGATACTCATGCAGAAACGCTTGCCGCTCAGGGAGGTTGCGCTGATAACTACAATCGTTGCCACTGTCACATATTTATATACTAATTTTGATCCAGACGTCGGAATCATCATATACTTTTTCGCGATACCGCCAATGCTCGCTGCAGCCATTGCATTCATACTAAAAAAAGACCCCAGAGTTAATGACTATAACACTGCGCTGATGACATATGTGTGCGCCACCCTTGGCATATTAATAGGGGCTGATGTGCTTTACCTATATCACATATTGCAATGGTGGAGGCCAGATGGAGCAGTGTTCATCATCATCGGCGGAGCAGGTGTCACCGATGGCATTTTTCTGGCAGGTATTATCGCTGTTTTGTTTGATCTGATATTTACATGTCAAGAGCACAACGTGGTCAAGGATTTCGTCAGGATGTTAAAACAGGACTAA
- a CDS encoding CBS domain-containing protein, translated as MTDKLKVGDYMTYDVDIVSPDSTVADVIGLIERTGHESFPVVRNGKVDGYVTSTDLLLCGQNDKISKVMSTDLVLAHQEMDLADAARVMFRTGMSKLPVVDKHGKLIGLLSNADVIRSQIERADPKKVWKLKRTLETIHDVKISVANDKVAINQLVPTQSKIYADELEGRTYELKKGMVEPIVVIRKPGKLLLVDGHHRVIAARKLGIDTMDAYILILEKDISLGMEKTARNIGLHSLNDIKILDYPPHPLVEFTRRGWRRLK; from the coding sequence ATGACAGACAAACTGAAAGTTGGGGATTATATGACCTATGATGTCGACATCGTCTCGCCTGACAGCACGGTGGCAGACGTCATAGGACTCATCGAGAGGACAGGGCACGAGAGTTTCCCGGTCGTAAGGAACGGCAAGGTAGATGGCTATGTCACCTCTACGGACTTGCTGTTATGCGGTCAGAATGACAAGATATCCAAAGTCATGTCCACCGACCTCGTGCTTGCGCACCAGGAGATGGACCTGGCCGATGCGGCAAGGGTGATGTTCAGAACAGGCATGTCCAAATTGCCAGTGGTCGATAAGCACGGGAAGCTCATCGGTCTTCTCAGCAACGCAGACGTCATACGCTCGCAGATCGAGCGGGCGGACCCGAAAAAGGTCTGGAAGTTAAAGAGGACGCTGGAAACCATTCACGACGTAAAGATAAGCGTGGCAAATGATAAAGTGGCGATAAACCAGCTCGTTCCGACGCAATCAAAAATTTACGCAGACGAGCTCGAGGGCAGGACATATGAATTGAAAAAAGGCATGGTCGAACCGATAGTCGTCATACGAAAACCCGGCAAACTGCTCCTGGTAGACGGGCATCACAGGGTTATCGCGGCGAGAAAACTTGGCATCGACACGATGGATGCATACATACTCATATTGGAAAAAGATATATCGCTTGGAATGGAAAAAACTGCCAGAAATATTGGGCTTCATTCGCTGAACGATATAAAAATACTGGACTATCCCCCGCACCCATTAGTCGAGTTCACCAGAAGGGGATGGAGGAGATTGAAATGA
- the hisE gene encoding phosphoribosyl-ATP diphosphatase codes for MRTDVSIIREVYDVIEDRKKNPKKGSYVCSLLSDANGRILKKIEEESGELIMAAKSGDRKDIIHESADLIFHTLVVLAANDIPLEDVLNELKSRRDYNCRRKE; via the coding sequence ATGAGGACAGATGTTTCCATCATACGGGAAGTTTACGATGTGATAGAGGACCGAAAGAAGAATCCCAAAAAAGGGTCTTATGTATGTTCACTGTTGAGCGATGCCAATGGCCGAATCCTGAAAAAAATCGAAGAAGAATCAGGCGAATTGATAATGGCGGCAAAAAGCGGAGACCGTAAAGACATCATCCACGAATCCGCGGATTTGATATTTCACACTCTGGTGGTATTGGCTGCCAATGACATTCCCCTTGAAGATGTATTAAATGAGTTGAAATCTCGAAGAGATTACAACTGTCGCAGGAAAGAGTAA
- a CDS encoding CBS domain-containing protein: protein MELPPIQREILAALINMVRQKNEAVRGEEIARIINRNPGTVRNQMQTLKVLQLVEGIPGPKGGYIPTGKAYEVIGIEKIDEEAMVRIHRDGSEIEGATVSEISFTTIRHPYLCYASIKVIGNIRSINTGDKITIGPTPVNKLMIRGEVYGRNDVDNVILCSIVEMISLPKRLVKEYVPKKMVSLTLDSTIQEAARVLIKHNIHGAPVMENDEILGIVSFTDIGRAISRGEPNALVEDIMSKDVITIDGERPLNEAIKAMNEHKIGRLIVTEKGKMMGIITRTDVLSGLAVY from the coding sequence ATGGAGCTGCCGCCGATTCAAAGGGAGATTCTTGCCGCCCTCATAAACATGGTCCGTCAGAAAAATGAGGCTGTGAGGGGGGAAGAGATAGCCAGGATTATCAACCGAAACCCCGGCACAGTTCGGAATCAGATGCAGACGTTGAAGGTGCTCCAGCTGGTGGAGGGCATTCCAGGGCCAAAGGGAGGATATATACCAACTGGAAAGGCATACGAGGTCATCGGCATCGAGAAGATAGATGAGGAGGCGATGGTTCGCATCCACCGCGACGGCTCCGAAATAGAGGGAGCTACGGTTTCGGAGATAAGTTTCACGACCATCAGACATCCCTATTTATGCTACGCATCCATAAAAGTCATTGGGAATATACGCTCGATTAATACAGGAGATAAAATCACGATCGGCCCCACGCCAGTGAACAAACTGATGATAAGGGGGGAGGTCTATGGCCGCAACGATGTAGATAATGTCATACTGTGCTCCATTGTAGAAATGATATCCCTGCCGAAGAGATTGGTCAAAGAATATGTACCCAAGAAGATGGTGTCCCTCACCCTTGACTCGACCATACAGGAGGCGGCGCGTGTTTTAATCAAGCACAATATCCACGGTGCCCCGGTGATGGAAAACGATGAGATACTCGGAATCGTGTCGTTTACTGACATTGGACGGGCGATATCGAGGGGGGAACCCAACGCACTGGTTGAGGATATAATGAGCAAGGACGTGATAACGATAGACGGCGAGAGGCCGCTCAACGAGGCCATCAAGGCAATGAACGAGCATAAAATAGGGCGACTGATAGTAACCGAGAAAGGAAAAATGATGGGAATCATCACAAGGACGGATGTCCTGAGTGGGCTGGCTGTGTACTGA
- a CDS encoding NOG1 family protein, protein MIFEKLPTVLTAEELIDKAFKKASRTGGGKAVRVKATESMILTASNIISDNLLNNVRRFPNFDDIPQFYRELTDILVGIDQLKMSLSSLHWASTKVKTLSRSYIGNLRKGQNPAAIRKQAFGRIASVVREIDSDLKFLNEARGKLRKLPAVADIPTIIVAGYPNVGKSSFVAWISSAKPQISTYPFTTKGVLVGHFTHDGIGYQVIDTPGLLDRPLSERNRIELQAISALKHLGDVVLFILDPSETCGYLLDAQKRLLVDIEKELKIPIVVVTNKGDLRGVDADMSTKTGEGVAEIKAQLIEILKRPRARASSHTS, encoded by the coding sequence ATGATATTCGAGAAATTACCGACAGTGCTTACAGCAGAAGAGCTGATTGACAAGGCGTTCAAAAAGGCATCCCGTACAGGAGGAGGAAAGGCGGTGCGGGTTAAAGCGACAGAGTCGATGATTCTGACGGCATCGAACATCATCTCAGATAATCTCTTGAACAACGTCAGGCGATTTCCTAACTTCGATGACATACCGCAGTTTTACAGGGAGCTAACTGACATCCTCGTTGGCATAGACCAACTCAAAATGTCGTTGTCCTCTCTGCACTGGGCGAGCACCAAAGTCAAGACACTTTCGAGGAGTTATATTGGAAACTTGCGGAAGGGCCAGAATCCTGCGGCAATTCGAAAACAAGCCTTTGGACGAATTGCCTCGGTTGTTCGGGAAATAGATTCGGATCTGAAATTTTTAAATGAGGCAAGGGGTAAATTGCGGAAGTTGCCGGCGGTGGCTGATATTCCTACGATTATAGTTGCTGGTTACCCAAACGTGGGCAAATCGAGCTTTGTCGCATGGATTAGCAGTGCAAAACCGCAGATATCCACATATCCCTTCACGACGAAGGGCGTTTTAGTAGGACACTTCACTCATGATGGGATTGGGTACCAGGTTATCGATACTCCAGGGTTACTGGACCGTCCCCTTTCGGAGCGCAATCGCATTGAGTTACAGGCGATATCTGCGCTCAAACACCTGGGAGATGTGGTTTTGTTCATACTGGACCCAAGTGAGACATGTGGATATTTACTTGATGCCCAGAAGCGCCTGTTAGTCGATATCGAGAAAGAACTGAAAATCCCGATAGTGGTGGTTACGAATAAAGGCGATTTGAGGGGAGTAGACGCTGACATGTCCACGAAGACAGGTGAGGGCGTAGCAGAAATAAAGGCGCAGTTAATCGAAATACTCAAGCGACCAAGGGCACGGGCATCCAGTCATACATCTTAA
- a CDS encoding TatD family hydrolase — MSLRLVDVHCHLQHEKYDGRLDEIIEQAKRKMDFLIVSGANIPWNRRAIELSTRHPDFIYATAGIHPCQNISDSEFLSEIRYIEENADKIVAIGETGLDHFWDTDENILQAQRRRFEELIGLSRSLSLPLVVHSRKAEDAVVSVLESVLEKNDTKNDMNNVIMHCFSGSKKIMERCIGLGHYISFSTMILASKLHKKLAKSCPVENILLETDAPYLAPSGTTNFPWNVELSIKKISEIKNMDATELLNQVYENSLSAFNIGR; from the coding sequence ATGTCACTACGCCTGGTAGACGTCCATTGCCATTTGCAGCACGAAAAATACGATGGTCGCCTGGATGAAATAATAGAGCAGGCAAAACGTAAAATGGATTTTTTAATCGTTTCTGGCGCCAATATACCATGGAACAGGAGGGCAATCGAATTATCTACCAGGCATCCCGATTTTATTTATGCCACGGCAGGAATCCATCCATGCCAAAATATAAGCGACTCGGAGTTTTTAAGCGAAATTAGATACATAGAGGAGAATGCGGATAAAATAGTGGCAATTGGAGAAACTGGACTCGACCATTTCTGGGATACCGATGAGAATATACTACAGGCGCAAAGGCGAAGATTTGAAGAGCTGATAGGATTATCCAGGTCATTAAGCCTCCCATTGGTTGTGCACTCGAGAAAAGCAGAGGACGCAGTAGTAAGCGTTTTAGAAAGCGTTTTAGAAAAAAACGATACAAAAAACGATATGAACAACGTCATTATGCATTGCTTTTCAGGAAGCAAAAAAATAATGGAGCGATGCATCGGACTTGGCCATTATATCTCATTTTCGACCATGATACTGGCGTCTAAATTGCATAAAAAACTCGCAAAATCCTGTCCTGTTGAAAATATCCTGCTTGAAACGGATGCGCCCTATCTCGCACCTTCTGGAACGACAAATTTTCCCTGGAATGTCGAACTCTCGATTAAAAAAATCTCAGAAATAAAAAATATGGACGCAACGGAGCTCTTAAACCAGGTGTATGAGAACTCATTAAGCGCGTTTAATATTGGGAGATAA